Sequence from the Seriola aureovittata isolate HTS-2021-v1 ecotype China chromosome 6, ASM2101889v1, whole genome shotgun sequence genome:
aaatattacattacGAGTAAAAGTCTTGCAttcaaaattataattaaataagtGTGCATAGGTACTGGCAACAAAATGTATATCAAGTAGAAAAAGTGTCATTATGCAGAGTGAACCTGTCTGTGTTCGCATCATTAGTGTTGTAGGAGGTCAAAGTGAAGCTGTATTTATCAGCTTCATACACTGTTTGGTATAACAATGGATTCTGTATTCATAAAGTGATGgcatgctttgtttttaaaatccaatCTGAAAGTAATAGCAGCTCTTATATAACCgagtaaaaagtgcaatatttcctcctgaaaggtaaaaaagaaaaagaaaaagaaaattgtacttaagtgcagtactccaataaatgtatttagatactttccacctctgcaaACTGTCTGTGACTCTCCGTAGtgattttattgttaattacCCTCTAGATTAAATTCGACTTTTAGGTATTTCATTATATGTATTTCagagttatatatatatatatatatatataactgtgTATCTGTCCTGGTACCAACCTAATCCTGCTATGTGTTATGTCTGATCATAATTCATAATATCTGCAAGCTACTGAATATGCTATCACAGtggtatttttttgttgaatattAGGCACTTTCATCTCTTGAAgcctttaaaatattcaaaatcgCTTACAAAATGGAAACTTTCAACTCTTCAGGGTTCTGCAAAACCTTAAAATAGgtgaaaaaattttaaaaagccaGATACTTTCACTGCTACAAGCCACGGCAAAACTGAGGCCATAACCGGAGATAAGGTGTCACAAGCCAAAATGGTTGGGAATCAGTGTGACATTAAGCCAACTACACCTGTGGTGCAAGTGGTGCTCCATCataacagctgcagcagccaagATTTCAGACACACTGAGATCACAAGTTCAAGTTGCCTCAGCGCAGGCCTACCCCTCCTTTAGGTTTGGATTTtggataatttatttattcagttgaattgtctttttctgttcattttattgtcCAACATGGAGGTTTAATGCCTTTTAAAAAGAAGTCAGTTCTGATGGAGAAATACTGATTTACTGGAAATGGAAACTACAATGTGTTTGTTGCATCATTTATCAAAACATGACGGGTACAGTACATGATGTTAAAAGGATGGTTTGACATTACGGGATATATgtttattcgctttcttgctgaaAGTAAGACGAGGAGAGTGATATCACTCTCATatttgtctgttaaatatgaagctagagccaggactctgttagcttagcttagcataaagactggaaacaaggggaaacagctagcctggctctgtcctgtGGCATCAAAAACCTACCACCTCCGGCCTGTCTGAAACCCACAAATGACCAGAGCAGTCACAGAGGATGTGATCTCAGTGTCCTGGCTGCATGGCCAAACCAAGCTGCAGTCTGTTTTGTTAGAGAGGTTAATCAGTCCTATTGCATGTTATTCCTGAATGTTCTCAAAAgtacattatattataattgaaaaacattagaagaggcttcaagaaaacaaaacattttaaatgatacCAACTCAAACCTGCAGAACCAACATCACCTTACAGGAAGATAAACTCTAACATCCTGTCAGTGATGATTATAGTGTGATCACAGACATTAACTCATATCAACATTAATTTCCTTTATTCCCACAAAAAGCCCATTTCCTCACATCAGTTTGACATCACTCCACACAAAGTCCCAGTAAAGTTCTGGTTATAAGggtttattcttcttcttctcattcttTAAATGGAGGTTAAACCATAGTCCCGTCATGGTAAACTTATAGTAAACTGACTGTCaactttttcaaaacagaggttacaaagtgctttacgggtagaggaaagggaaaaaatacaagaaatgataaagtgtaaaagaaaattaggaacaataacaaagaaaacaagcaggTTTTAAGTTAATTCTGAAATACTGAGCTGGCTTCTCCAGCTTCTGTAGTCTTCTTGTTGCCGCTCTGTGATTTTCTGGGTGGAAACCTGGATTTGAATAACTTTGTATTTAAGTTGAGAACAGTTTTCCAAagtttttttaataacattaattgtTCTGTCAGGGTTCATGTTGATGTGGCACCAGTTACTTGAATAATTGACTCTAATGAAAAGTAAAGATGAAACTCTGGGTTCTACAGaaaggtgctttttttttaagatgtgtGCAGATCTTCTCTGACACTTGGAGAATAGAGGGGATTTCTCTGCCGCACGTTTCCCTGCTTTGGTGttttaaactgatttttctGGCTTTGTTTCTGgacctcttcctgctcctcccaGGCTGAGTGACTATGAGCACCTCGGGGCTTCAGGCCACTAACCGGCAGAACGTGAAGGAGCTCGACAGCATGAAGGAGTCCATCAGCGACATTATCAACCAGCTCCAGGACATCGACCCGGCCAGGCTGTCCTTCTCCCCCTTCCTGGACCTGGACACTCAGATCTCTTTGGCGCCGGTGTCAGACAGCCCCGAGTCCTCGGTGGAGGAGCTGCACTCGTCCTCCCACTCCGTCTCCGGCTCCCAGCGCTCCCTTGAACCGCCACCAGCAACCAATCAGCCAAAGAGTGAGTTATTACTGCAACTTTTTACTGTCTGTCTGATGGAGCTGTAGGATTTGAGGGGAGGCCAGAGCAAATGATCAAAGTCGGGTTTGAGTCCACACTGGATCCAAAGGGAGTTATGACAGAGTCAGGACTGATTAAAGAGGAACAacagttaataaataaacagtgcAGATGTCTCTCTAGTTATGAAAATGAGGTTCAGTAAGAGCTCTGGGTTAAATCAGCATCCATGCCATCAATGCATGAAAGTTTCAGGATCTTTAATTCCTTTCTGCAGGTTTAGATTTTTGGTTGAAGTTGTTTGTAGAGCTGAGCACGACATAACAAATCCGGACGAGGtgggaaaacatgtttttcacttttgattttgttttaatcGATAGAAATAATGCAATGATAATAGCATTCAATACAGATACACTGGAGTATTACCATTGAAAAGCAAGCAGGTGTAATGGTCTACCAAATAGAAAAGGCTTTGATTATTATGTGATTTAAGACTTGAAGtctaatttaatgttttattggtTGCTGTATGATGATTTAAGAGCCACAGTTAGTAAAATATCCATTTCTGATCAGTATTCATGGATGCAAGATTGTGTTTGAGGATGGGAACCTTTTTTTGTGGCAGATTTTTGTTTCTGACAAATGTTCCACTACTGCAACGGTATTTGTGGCGTCTTATTGAGTCCATGTGGACCTggcacatgcatgtgcataaCACGATAAATAACCAACTGACTAATTTACACAGAAAAAGTTTGAAGTCAAAAAAGACACGAGACAGACAAAGATGTTGAAGAAGTGTTTTAGAGACAGAAGAGCTACTGTCCTCCAGGAGGGAGACCTCATCTATAATCCGAAGTGGGTGAATGTTTGCAACCATTGACAACACAAGTAGCTCATGCTTCAACCTAGAAAACGCTGAGATCTTCAATAGATGTCAACATGGTTGCCTGTAGCAACAGTGAAAACACCAGGGTAAAAGTTACAGCCACAGTTGTTCCATCATAAATGGTTAAAATCAGTGTTggattatttttgcattttggttCAAAACCATTTTCTAAATGTGgatttttatgagcttttatttCTGCAGTGAGGGTTGATGTCGATCTGGCCTCTTTCTGCACATTGCAATCAGTCACATGCTTGAGGAAACGTCCCTGCCCTGCCTGTGGCTCTCAGCCCTGAGCCCATTTTTCTCCTTGTGAAGACATACATGTTTGaaatcacaaatacaaaagGCTCAGTAGTTTCCTAAAACATATGGGCGCTGCACAAAAAAGAACTTGTTCATTcatttgggactattttcagctgcggatcaatacacatttggtgcccTAGTGACTGCAGCAGGATGTTGAATGTGGGATTGAAGCAATGAATGAGTTCATCTTAAGGaagggacagagaaagaatgaggctttggctacacagaaaaacactggtTAGTGGGATCAGTTTATTGCTGGTTTGGGTCTTTTAAAGGTATTTGTTGGCAATAAGATAAATCACACTTTTACAAAGCTCCAAGTAACCCTTCTAAAAGTTTATATGAGGCCCAGGCCTCGTGCTCCACGGTGGACACATAGAAGTGAGGGACTGATTACTGTAAACCTGCAGTTGATTGTTTTCAGTATCTGGTTTTGATGTTGTATTAAAATGTGCTCTGATTTGAACAGGCTCTGCTCCCTGCCACCAGCAGCCCGGAGACGGCCTCCCAGAACAGCCACGAGCagatcagacagaggagggggagctgGATCAAACTCTTTCCAGTCCGATCATCACAGCGCACAATTTGGATGGTGCCACGGAAAACTGCATCAGCAGTCCAACCCCGGCCTCTCAGGGAGACATTCCCAATGGCACAGACACACCGAGATGGAGTCCAGAATCCACCAATCTGGACTGCACTGTGGACGAGGGACGACCTCTGATAGGCCCGCCGCCGGAGACCGTGGAGTTGACAGTGTGGAGCTCAGAGGGGCGGGGAGAGACTTGCCAGGCTGCAGAGGAGGCTTCGGATCGGGGACgatgctgctgccgctgctgccggTGTCAATGCTGTCAGAGCGGCCGCGTTCCCGCCTTCTTCTCAGTCCTGGCCTCTCTTCTGTGTGCAGGCGGGATGCTCTATGCACTCTATTTCTATGTCCCCATTAAACCCCCCGACTGCCCCGACATAGCCAGCCGCGTCATTTTCACCTTCCGCTGCTGCGTGGTGGCAGCCATCCCCATCCTGCTCGGTACGCTTCAAACACCTGCACGCTGACATTCAAAAAGAGCCGGTGTGAGCAGCACAAATGAAACATAAAGATTAAGAGAGGATTTGGTTTGTCTGGCCGCCTCGTCTCGGAATGTTTCAATGTCTCCTGTCCCCTTTAATTTCATGCGCTTTCAACCTCAGTGCAGCA
This genomic interval carries:
- the LOC130171024 gene encoding uncharacterized protein LOC130171024; the protein is MSTSGLQATNRQNVKELDSMKESISDIINQLQDIDPARLSFSPFLDLDTQISLAPVSDSPESSVEELHSSSHSVSGSQRSLEPPPATNQPKSSAPCHQQPGDGLPEQPRADQTEEGELDQTLSSPIITAHNLDGATENCISSPTPASQGDIPNGTDTPRWSPESTNLDCTVDEGRPLIGPPPETVELTVWSSEGRGETCQAAEEASDRGRCCCRCCRCQCCQSGRVPAFFSVLASLLCAGGMLYALYFYVPIKPPDCPDIASRVIFTFRCCVVAAIPILLAMLVGAACQFCTASFDLQESFPRRRAVQQLFVTASLEQLLLYVLNLVVMATLLPQDQLKLVPILVAMFIFGRLVYWVSLNVCSSWRGFGSGLTIFPLLAMVALNLFLMYILNLKAPLFGSQDVLYNQVTPSSWSGETSQSPSGKPGILPTDILDSQ